The following are encoded together in the Bradymonas sediminis genome:
- a CDS encoding penicillin-insensitive murein endopeptidase, which translates to MLIALLFLFALQTGNDLLRALETDVASQSIGTTSAGELHHGKRLPSSGANFTTYSRLGSLIGRTCVPDRVRDAILGAYETLAEDRPATHFTFGETAWCAGGGRLRPHRTHQNGLAVDFMVPVLTHAGEPAFFPAWPWTKFGYGVDFDVRGQTKNLKIDFDAIAAHLLALERTARAQGLKIDRVIFAPELRDALFNAVGGKEVRARIEFMKGKAWVRHDEHYHVDFAVLR; encoded by the coding sequence ATGCTCATCGCGCTTCTTTTCCTCTTCGCGCTGCAAACCGGCAACGACCTGTTGCGCGCGCTCGAGACTGACGTCGCCAGCCAGTCCATCGGCACGACCTCCGCCGGCGAACTCCACCACGGCAAACGCCTGCCGAGCAGCGGCGCGAACTTCACGACCTACTCCCGACTCGGCTCCCTCATCGGGCGCACCTGCGTACCCGACCGCGTCCGCGACGCGATCCTCGGCGCCTACGAAACACTCGCCGAAGACCGGCCCGCCACGCATTTCACCTTCGGTGAGACCGCCTGGTGCGCAGGCGGCGGCCGCCTGCGCCCGCACCGAACCCACCAAAACGGCCTCGCCGTCGACTTTATGGTCCCGGTGCTCACCCACGCCGGCGAGCCGGCGTTCTTCCCTGCCTGGCCGTGGACCAAATTCGGCTACGGGGTCGACTTCGACGTCCGCGGCCAGACCAAAAATCTGAAGATCGACTTCGACGCCATCGCCGCACACCTGCTCGCCCTCGAGCGCACGGCACGCGCCCAGGGCCTTAAGATCGACCGCGTAATCTTCGCCCCCGAGCTGCGCGACGCGTTATTTAACGCAGTCGGCGGCAAAGAGGTGCGCGCGCGCATTGAGTTTATGAAGGGCAAGGCGTGGGTGCGCCATGATGAGCATTATCATGTGGATTTTGCCGTTTTGCGCTAA
- a CDS encoding DUF4397 domain-containing protein, which translates to MLKPHALQRLFLLGLCLAFSALLGCADDSKHCTGSDCGVIESGCEPACQSGESCVSGQCMVRGASCSQAGESCLPGYEEASGFVCMDWRQPGGGGAVCSTNCAFTGECASGSACYALHSNTDSYCQSAGDCPEGKACLQGVCRFAACQPSNCSGPVSGQAECDEKFAGHPDFPYGTRCVPAGNDAHFCAPAGTREVGEVCVDAAAAAQTQNYPATCAAGLSCVDDICLQSCANDNECDAPETCVLEAGEAVGFCANSCAPFEADSCPAGEMCKPLTGALGQCVPAGVKEAFARCEPGAEECAAGTLCVAYPGAGGEARCQPICDLSPSSTAEDGSIAPGAQAARDATCPQPETAPASLRLAHVADSLGAVDIYLDSAADPLVEGLAFDATFPSDAAWHALPGGRYRLRALPAGAPRSDLPLADFNIDLVAGQGTTALLAVAKPSAAEDAEFLSLGAAAADARSAQVDFRLAHLVADLGAIDVVLIAANADASNLGNHTLLAENLRRGEARPAGSTLFELSAQDVGMSLKLLVFPSGADRGDPARMLFETDPFMLNEDATLILNGTMDEGDLTPSHLLSQLAMGDVAPASAAGARYSCVELAEQPFGVCQQICAGGAADYGQNTCEGEGLGCAPVFLSNRQQWQNLCAPVGAKGVDDACDPYVAQGQCAEGLYCQALGVSQAGMSLPAGRCTPLCDVDAPHAGAPLGCEAAQACQALEPGSNFEIGRCGWTCEPGTGYQDTSCPEGLDRCEPNATLRDDLSGQAAPQIHYEQPFCAAAGPRQPGENCQGNDCAAGSECLFPRSVQTDFTSTLASPYFGGPGLVPVCMPSCDPFDADSSANRCATGETCLFNAWNAEVGHCAPIAENLAPLERCAQPGLACGEDSICALSQNTPICLRFCDYLGTDSQGAYLQSTCPGDLRCEPLINDIGICQTP; encoded by the coding sequence ATGCTTAAGCCGCACGCCCTTCAACGTCTCTTCCTGCTCGGCCTCTGTCTTGCGTTCTCGGCGCTGCTCGGGTGCGCCGATGATTCGAAGCATTGCACCGGCTCAGATTGCGGGGTGATCGAGAGCGGGTGCGAGCCAGCCTGTCAGAGCGGGGAGTCGTGCGTCTCCGGGCAATGCATGGTGCGCGGCGCGAGCTGCTCGCAGGCGGGCGAGAGTTGCCTTCCTGGGTATGAGGAGGCCAGCGGGTTTGTCTGCATGGATTGGCGCCAACCGGGCGGCGGCGGGGCGGTCTGCTCGACCAATTGCGCGTTCACCGGCGAGTGTGCGAGCGGCTCGGCTTGTTACGCGTTGCACTCAAATACCGACTCGTATTGCCAGAGCGCGGGGGATTGCCCCGAGGGCAAGGCCTGCCTGCAAGGCGTCTGTCGCTTCGCGGCGTGCCAGCCGTCGAATTGCTCCGGCCCCGTCAGCGGTCAGGCGGAGTGCGACGAGAAATTCGCCGGTCACCCGGACTTCCCATATGGCACGCGCTGTGTGCCGGCCGGCAATGACGCTCATTTTTGCGCGCCCGCCGGCACGCGCGAGGTCGGTGAGGTCTGCGTCGACGCGGCCGCGGCGGCCCAAACGCAAAATTACCCGGCGACCTGCGCCGCCGGCCTGAGCTGTGTCGACGATATCTGCCTGCAGAGCTGCGCCAATGATAATGAGTGCGACGCGCCCGAGACCTGTGTGCTCGAAGCGGGCGAGGCGGTCGGTTTTTGCGCGAATTCTTGCGCGCCGTTTGAGGCGGACTCCTGCCCGGCCGGCGAGATGTGCAAGCCGCTCACCGGCGCCCTCGGGCAATGTGTGCCGGCGGGCGTCAAAGAGGCGTTCGCCCGCTGTGAGCCGGGCGCCGAAGAGTGCGCCGCGGGCACCCTATGCGTGGCATATCCGGGCGCCGGCGGCGAGGCGCGCTGCCAGCCGATCTGCGACCTGTCGCCGTCCTCGACCGCCGAAGATGGCTCAATCGCCCCGGGCGCCCAGGCGGCCCGCGACGCGACCTGCCCACAACCCGAAACCGCCCCCGCGTCGCTGCGCCTCGCGCACGTGGCCGACTCCCTCGGAGCGGTCGATATCTACCTCGATAGCGCCGCCGACCCGCTGGTCGAGGGCCTCGCCTTCGACGCGACTTTCCCGAGCGACGCGGCCTGGCACGCGCTTCCGGGCGGTCGCTATCGCCTGCGCGCCTTGCCCGCGGGCGCGCCGCGCAGTGATTTGCCGCTGGCCGACTTCAATATCGACCTCGTTGCGGGGCAGGGCACAACCGCGCTGCTCGCCGTGGCCAAACCCAGCGCCGCCGAAGACGCAGAATTTCTGTCCCTTGGCGCCGCAGCGGCCGACGCCCGCAGCGCCCAGGTCGACTTTCGACTCGCCCATTTGGTCGCCGATCTCGGCGCGATCGACGTGGTCCTCATCGCCGCAAATGCCGACGCCTCCAACCTCGGCAATCACACCCTCTTGGCCGAAAATCTGCGCCGCGGCGAGGCGCGCCCGGCCGGCAGCACGCTCTTCGAACTCTCGGCGCAAGATGTCGGCATGTCTTTGAAATTGCTGGTCTTTCCGAGCGGCGCTGATCGAGGCGACCCGGCCCGGATGCTCTTTGAGACCGACCCCTTTATGCTTAACGAAGACGCCACGCTTATCCTTAATGGGACGATGGACGAGGGTGATTTGACGCCGAGCCATCTTCTGTCGCAGCTCGCCATGGGCGACGTCGCGCCGGCGAGCGCCGCAGGCGCGCGATACTCTTGCGTGGAATTGGCGGAGCAGCCCTTCGGCGTCTGTCAGCAGATTTGCGCCGGCGGCGCGGCGGACTACGGTCAAAATACCTGCGAGGGCGAGGGTTTAGGGTGCGCGCCGGTCTTTTTGTCGAACCGTCAGCAATGGCAAAACCTCTGCGCGCCGGTCGGCGCCAAGGGCGTCGACGACGCCTGTGACCCGTACGTCGCGCAGGGCCAGTGCGCCGAGGGGCTCTATTGCCAGGCGCTTGGGGTGAGTCAGGCGGGGATGAGCCTGCCGGCCGGGCGATGTACGCCGCTTTGCGACGTCGACGCCCCGCACGCCGGGGCGCCGCTGGGTTGCGAGGCCGCGCAGGCATGTCAGGCGCTTGAGCCGGGCAGCAATTTCGAGATCGGGCGATGCGGCTGGACCTGCGAGCCGGGCACCGGCTACCAGGACACGAGCTGCCCCGAAGGGCTCGATCGCTGCGAGCCCAACGCCACCTTGCGCGATGACCTCTCCGGCCAGGCCGCCCCGCAGATTCACTACGAGCAACCCTTTTGCGCCGCCGCCGGCCCGCGCCAACCCGGCGAAAATTGCCAGGGCAATGACTGCGCCGCCGGCAGCGAATGCCTCTTCCCGCGCTCGGTGCAGACCGACTTCACCTCGACCCTGGCCTCGCCGTATTTCGGCGGCCCCGGGTTGGTCCCGGTCTGCATGCCCTCGTGTGATCCCTTCGACGCAGACTCCTCGGCGAACCGCTGCGCCACCGGCGAAACCTGCCTCTTCAACGCCTGGAACGCCGAGGTCGGCCACTGCGCGCCCATCGCCGAGAACCTCGCCCCGCTGGAGCGCTGCGCCCAGCCCGGACTCGCCTGCGGCGAAGACTCCATCTGCGCGCTCAGTCAGAACACGCCGATTTGTCTTCGCTTTTGCGATTACCTGGGCACGGACTCTCAGGGCGCCTATTTGCAGAGCACCTGCCCGGGCGATCTGCGCTGCGAGCCGCTCATCAACGATATCGGGATCTGCCAGACGCCATAA
- a CDS encoding 30S ribosomal protein S1 translates to MTTHQTTEPTTQDFAALFEEFDQDIQVVNENEITQGRILEIGQDYVLIDIGFKSEGRVAVDEFKDEAGQVPYAVGDMVDVLVEAREDESGQCVLSKERADRMKVWDAIAEKADDDQLVRGIITNRVKGGLHVDIGVKAFLPGSQVELRPTRNLDKYLGQEYAFQIIKFNQARHNIVLSRRALLEEERAELKRKTLIKLKQGAVIDGIVKNITDYGAFVDLGGIDGLLHITDMSWGRVAHPTEMFNVGDEIQVKVLKFNSENERVSLGYKQLTPDPWEGAEERYPAGVHVLGKVVSLIDYGAFVELEEGIEGLIHISEMSWTRRIKHPNRVVSEGEVIEVAVLNLDTNEKKVSLGIKQIDPNPWELLEDRYPVGTRILGNIRNITDFGIFIGIEEGIDGLVHISDISWTQKIRHPSEMYEVGQEVEAVVLNIDVNNERFSLGIKQLEPDPWETIPQRYPPGKIIPAKITKITDFGAFAQIEEGIEGLIHISELAERRIEDVREVVNVDEEHKVEVISVDPKERKIALSIKNFVRRSERGSLQEYTENQGATAQLGDLLKGKLGEIAEAVEEKEAPEADEAGGDEATSETE, encoded by the coding sequence ATGACAACCCACCAAACTACTGAACCCACAACGCAAGACTTTGCGGCGCTTTTCGAGGAGTTCGACCAGGATATCCAGGTCGTCAACGAAAACGAAATCACGCAGGGCCGTATCCTCGAGATCGGCCAGGATTATGTCCTCATCGACATCGGCTTCAAATCCGAAGGCCGCGTCGCGGTTGACGAATTTAAAGACGAAGCTGGCCAGGTTCCCTACGCCGTCGGCGATATGGTCGACGTGCTCGTGGAAGCCCGCGAGGACGAGTCCGGTCAATGTGTGCTCTCGAAAGAGCGTGCAGACCGCATGAAGGTCTGGGACGCGATCGCAGAGAAAGCCGACGACGACCAGCTGGTGCGTGGTATCATCACCAACCGTGTCAAAGGTGGCCTGCACGTCGACATCGGCGTCAAAGCCTTCTTGCCCGGCAGCCAGGTCGAGCTTCGCCCGACCCGCAACTTGGACAAATATCTGGGCCAAGAGTACGCCTTCCAGATCATCAAGTTCAACCAGGCTCGCCACAATATCGTCCTGAGCCGCCGCGCCCTCCTCGAAGAAGAGCGCGCTGAGCTCAAGCGCAAGACGCTTATCAAGCTTAAGCAAGGCGCTGTCATCGACGGTATCGTCAAGAATATCACCGACTACGGTGCGTTCGTCGACCTCGGCGGCATCGACGGCCTGCTTCATATCACCGATATGAGCTGGGGCCGCGTGGCTCACCCCACCGAGATGTTCAACGTCGGCGACGAGATTCAGGTCAAAGTCCTGAAGTTCAACTCCGAGAACGAGCGTGTCAGCCTCGGCTACAAGCAGCTCACCCCGGATCCGTGGGAAGGCGCCGAAGAGCGTTACCCCGCTGGCGTCCACGTCTTGGGCAAAGTTGTCAGCCTTATCGACTACGGTGCATTCGTCGAGCTTGAGGAAGGCATTGAAGGCCTGATTCATATCTCCGAGATGAGCTGGACCCGTCGCATCAAGCACCCCAACCGGGTTGTCAGCGAAGGCGAAGTCATCGAGGTCGCGGTCCTCAACTTGGACACCAACGAGAAAAAAGTCTCGCTCGGTATCAAGCAGATCGACCCGAATCCGTGGGAATTGCTCGAAGACCGCTACCCGGTCGGAACGCGCATCCTCGGCAACATCCGCAACATCACCGACTTCGGTATCTTCATCGGTATCGAAGAAGGCATCGACGGCCTGGTTCACATCAGCGACATCAGCTGGACCCAGAAAATCCGTCACCCGTCCGAGATGTACGAAGTCGGACAGGAAGTTGAAGCCGTCGTGCTCAATATCGACGTCAACAACGAGCGCTTCTCGCTGGGTATCAAGCAGCTTGAGCCCGATCCGTGGGAGACCATCCCGCAGCGCTATCCCCCAGGAAAGATCATCCCGGCCAAGATCACCAAGATCACCGACTTCGGCGCCTTCGCGCAGATCGAAGAGGGTATCGAGGGTCTGATCCACATCTCCGAGCTCGCAGAGCGCCGGATCGAAGATGTGCGGGAAGTCGTCAACGTCGACGAAGAGCACAAAGTCGAAGTCATCAGCGTCGACCCCAAAGAGCGCAAAATCGCTCTGTCGATCAAGAACTTCGTGCGTCGCTCAGAGCGCGGCAGCCTGCAAGAGTACACCGAGAACCAGGGTGCTACCGCGCAGTTGGGAGACCTTCTCAAAGGCAAGCTCGGCGAGATCGCTGAAGCCGTCGAAGAGAAAGAAGCACCCGAAGCTGACGAGGCTGGTGGAGACGAAGCGACTTCCGAAACGGAATGA
- a CDS encoding SDR family oxidoreductase, translating to MDIPSQKGRIILITGATAGIGRVTAQRLAEAGAHLFLACRSEDKARQAIDEIKQRCQEKGCPNEAIEFLKLDLASLDSVRACAAEFLARDLPLHLLINNAGLGGIRGLTQDGFEMHFGVNYLGHFLLTNLLLERIEDSAPARIINVASKAHYMPDELDFDILHRSTKTVSGMPEYGVSKLGNVLFSAELARRLGDSDVHTYALHPGVVASDIWRRIPWPFRSIVKLFMISEDEGAQTTLYCATADQVADDTGLYYDSCKPKYPSRLAQDEALAKELWARSEAWTGL from the coding sequence ATGGATATCCCGAGTCAGAAAGGCCGCATCATTCTCATCACCGGCGCCACCGCCGGCATCGGTCGCGTCACCGCCCAGCGCCTGGCCGAAGCCGGGGCGCATCTTTTTTTGGCCTGTCGCTCCGAGGACAAGGCGCGCCAGGCCATCGACGAGATCAAGCAGCGCTGCCAGGAGAAGGGCTGCCCGAATGAGGCGATCGAATTCCTCAAGCTCGACCTCGCCTCGCTCGACTCGGTGCGCGCCTGCGCCGCCGAATTTTTGGCCCGCGATTTACCCCTGCACCTGCTCATCAATAACGCCGGGCTCGGCGGCATCCGCGGCCTCACCCAGGACGGCTTCGAGATGCACTTCGGCGTCAACTATCTGGGGCATTTTTTGCTGACCAATTTGCTCCTCGAGCGCATCGAAGACAGCGCCCCGGCGCGCATCATCAACGTCGCCAGCAAGGCGCATTATATGCCCGACGAGCTCGACTTCGACATCCTACACCGCTCCACCAAGACGGTCTCAGGCATGCCCGAGTACGGCGTCTCGAAGCTGGGCAATGTGCTGTTCTCGGCCGAATTGGCGCGCCGACTCGGGGATTCCGACGTCCACACCTACGCCTTGCACCCGGGCGTGGTCGCCTCGGATATCTGGCGGCGCATCCCCTGGCCGTTCCGCTCGATTGTCAAGCTCTTTATGATCTCCGAAGACGAGGGCGCCCAGACCACTCTCTATTGCGCCACCGCCGACCAGGTCGCCGACGACACCGGCCTCTACTACGACTCCTGCAAACCCAAATACCCCAGCCGCCTCGCCCAGGACGAAGCCCTCGCCAAAGAGCTATGGGCCAGGAGCGAAGCGTGGACGGGCCTATAA
- a CDS encoding cytochrome P450 — MKLRSLIREKVAQKLDPSAGVARPPGPGALETLKTHLSFAGDPIGSLRKLTDKHGPTAVFRLGPYTNYLFTNPEDIEEVLLRKNDAFHKDTMLHELDAVLGQGLLTAEGDYWRGQRKLISPTLRRKHIESYAEVMVSHTKDMMADWKTGEVRDFHADIMGVTLRIVVKTLFNLELEADYHEVGEQLEAALDYFFERNNTMWRFMPEPLPTPMRAKNKRAIEGLDRLIYELIESRRRQARADTRAGVDEGNDLLYRLLIAVDDEGNKMDNRQVRDEALTFLLAGHETTALAVTYAWHLMAAHPDAAARLREEVDAVLDGRAPTAEDAKKLPYTRALLNETLRLYPPAWIIGREAIEDVQIGDWTVPRGAQVLTPQALVHRDPRWFDAPDTFRPERWLGDLEKTLPRFAFFPFGGGPRVCIGNYFAIMEATLIIATMAQQIELENVSTEPLRIRPSVTQRPLSEIKMKVTRR; from the coding sequence ATGAAGTTACGATCGCTTATTCGAGAAAAAGTCGCCCAAAAGCTCGACCCCTCCGCCGGCGTCGCCCGCCCGCCTGGCCCCGGCGCGCTGGAGACCCTGAAGACGCACCTGAGCTTCGCGGGCGACCCGATCGGCAGCCTCCGCAAGCTCACCGACAAGCACGGGCCGACCGCGGTTTTTCGCCTTGGGCCCTATACCAATTATCTCTTCACCAACCCCGAAGATATCGAAGAGGTCTTGCTGCGCAAAAACGACGCCTTCCACAAAGACACGATGCTCCACGAGCTCGACGCTGTGCTGGGCCAGGGGCTGCTGACCGCCGAGGGCGACTATTGGCGCGGCCAGCGCAAGCTCATCTCGCCGACGCTTCGGCGAAAACATATCGAGAGCTATGCCGAGGTGATGGTCTCGCATACCAAAGATATGATGGCCGATTGGAAGACCGGTGAGGTGCGCGATTTTCACGCAGATATCATGGGCGTGACGCTTCGGATCGTGGTCAAGACGCTGTTTAACCTCGAGCTGGAGGCCGACTATCACGAGGTCGGCGAGCAGCTCGAGGCGGCGCTCGACTATTTCTTTGAGCGCAATAATACGATGTGGCGCTTTATGCCGGAGCCGCTGCCCACGCCGATGCGCGCCAAGAATAAACGCGCCATCGAGGGCCTGGACCGCTTGATCTATGAGCTTATCGAGTCGCGCCGCCGCCAGGCCAGGGCCGACACCCGGGCCGGGGTGGACGAGGGCAATGACCTTCTTTATCGGCTGCTGATCGCGGTCGATGATGAGGGCAATAAGATGGACAACCGCCAGGTGCGCGACGAGGCGCTGACCTTCTTGCTCGCCGGCCACGAGACCACCGCGTTGGCGGTCACCTACGCCTGGCACCTGATGGCCGCCCATCCCGACGCGGCCGCCAGGCTGCGCGAGGAGGTCGACGCGGTGCTCGATGGGCGCGCGCCCACGGCCGAAGACGCAAAGAAGCTGCCCTATACCCGCGCGCTGTTAAACGAGACGCTGCGCCTTTATCCGCCGGCCTGGATCATCGGGCGCGAGGCCATCGAGGATGTGCAGATCGGCGACTGGACGGTGCCGCGCGGCGCGCAGGTGCTCACGCCCCAGGCGCTGGTGCATCGCGACCCGCGCTGGTTCGACGCCCCCGACACCTTCCGCCCGGAGCGCTGGCTCGGCGACCTCGAAAAAACGCTGCCGCGCTTCGCTTTTTTTCCGTTTGGCGGCGGTCCACGCGTGTGCATTGGCAATTATTTTGCCATCATGGAGGCAACCCTAATCATCGCGACGATGGCCCAGCAAATTGAGCTGGAGAACGTCTCGACCGAGCCGCTGCGCATTCGCCCCTCGGTCACCCAGCGTCCGCTGAGCGAGATAAAAATGAAGGTCACGCGTCGCTAA
- a CDS encoding RHS repeat domain-containing protein produces the protein MMSIIMWILPFCAKNLWFRARLDASGAVAVRYVYATRAYVPDLILKDNRTYRVITDHLGSVRLVVDAADGTVMQRLEYDAFGNIIADTNPGFQPFGFAGGIHDPLTELIHFGHRDYDPRARRWTTPDPTGFGGGTVNLYLYGANDPLQFVDPNGEAVVVVTLVVAAAVVGYAYSTLVHNTALNSGNEAGEVLDGYGVDKGPTDALRHCTMNCNMRRKHGFEFAVLASWYHEVPEQWAKFNFENTPDFEPRQMDEHNNVCGRLIARVENSKIPCVEHCKNALIEGRLKMMPESLWCPPEADCSSGKAIWDSWRHP, from the coding sequence ATGATGAGCATTATCATGTGGATTTTGCCGTTTTGCGCTAAAAATCTTTGGTTTCGCGCTCGCCTCGACGCCAGCGGCGCGGTCGCCGTGCGATACGTCTACGCCACGCGGGCATATGTGCCGGATTTGATCCTCAAAGATAACCGAACCTACCGCGTGATCACCGACCATTTAGGCTCGGTTCGCCTGGTCGTCGACGCCGCCGATGGCACTGTCATGCAGCGCCTCGAATACGACGCGTTCGGCAATATCATCGCGGACACCAACCCCGGCTTTCAGCCGTTTGGCTTTGCCGGCGGCATCCATGACCCGCTGACCGAGCTTATCCATTTCGGCCACCGCGACTACGACCCTCGCGCCCGCCGATGGACCACGCCGGACCCGACGGGTTTTGGCGGTGGCACGGTGAATCTCTATTTGTATGGGGCGAATGATCCGCTACAGTTTGTGGACCCCAATGGCGAAGCGGTGGTTGTTGTCACACTTGTCGTCGCTGCGGCAGTCGTTGGGTATGCTTATTCAACTCTCGTTCATAACACTGCATTGAACTCGGGAAATGAGGCAGGCGAGGTATTGGACGGTTATGGTGTGGATAAGGGGCCGACGGATGCGCTGCGCCATTGTACCATGAATTGTAATATGCGGCGTAAACATGGGTTTGAATTTGCTGTCCTGGCATCCTGGTATCATGAGGTCCCTGAGCAATGGGCGAAATTCAATTTCGAGAATACGCCAGATTTTGAACCACGCCAGATGGATGAGCATAATAATGTTTGTGGCCGCTTAATTGCGCGTGTTGAGAATTCGAAAATACCGTGTGTAGAGCATTGCAAAAACGCGTTAATTGAAGGGCGTCTCAAGATGATGCCTGAGAGCCTTTGGTGCCCACCAGAGGCTGACTGCAGCAGTGGGAAAGCCATTTGGGATTCTTGGAGGCATCCATGA
- a CDS encoding ArsA family ATPase → MSQSQHSETPSTDFEDAAAGPVAHCLANGRLIVCSGPGGVGKTTTAAALGLRGALMGRKVIVLTIDPAKRLANSLGLDELTNTPQQIALDAHADELPDPGEGELWAMMLDQEQTFADLVRRHAPDRGALERAEENNIYKLLSTALHGMQEYMALEKLHDLYTGGYFDLVVLDTPPTKNALDFLETPKRASRFFDDRIVKWFLPDKSTKKGLLGRVFNPGALVQNLLAKIFGESFIGDLIEFFDTFQYLFEVLKDRGDMIEFILRDPQTYFLIICSADPRRIREALYFHEKLGTLDQEAQAFIINRVTPRFDLDDLEPLDAGEFSSLLARHGFKDAAQTTALREQLQTHYRALAERARKDRAAIAELAKKISEDRLQAIPLLGQDVHTLGALLKLSQWLTPSTTTA, encoded by the coding sequence GTGAGCCAGTCCCAGCATTCCGAGACTCCGTCCACCGACTTTGAAGACGCCGCCGCCGGCCCGGTCGCCCATTGCCTGGCGAACGGGCGCTTAATCGTGTGCAGCGGCCCGGGCGGCGTCGGCAAGACCACTACCGCCGCGGCCCTCGGCTTGCGCGGTGCCCTGATGGGCCGGAAGGTCATCGTCCTGACCATCGACCCGGCCAAACGCCTGGCCAATAGTCTCGGGCTCGACGAGCTCACCAACACCCCGCAGCAAATCGCGCTCGACGCTCACGCCGACGAATTGCCCGACCCCGGCGAGGGCGAGTTGTGGGCGATGATGCTCGACCAGGAGCAGACCTTCGCCGACCTGGTGCGCCGCCACGCCCCCGACCGCGGGGCGCTGGAGCGAGCCGAAGAGAATAATATCTATAAGCTGCTGTCGACCGCGCTGCACGGCATGCAGGAATATATGGCGCTCGAGAAGCTCCACGACCTCTACACCGGCGGCTATTTCGACCTGGTGGTGCTCGACACCCCGCCGACCAAAAACGCGCTGGATTTCCTGGAGACCCCCAAGCGCGCGTCGCGCTTCTTCGACGACCGCATCGTCAAATGGTTTTTGCCCGATAAGTCGACCAAAAAGGGCCTGCTCGGCCGCGTCTTTAACCCCGGCGCGCTGGTCCAAAACCTGCTCGCGAAGATCTTCGGTGAGTCATTTATCGGCGATTTGATCGAGTTCTTTGACACCTTTCAATACCTCTTCGAGGTGCTCAAAGATCGCGGCGATATGATCGAGTTTATCCTGCGCGACCCGCAGACGTATTTTTTGATCATCTGCAGCGCCGACCCGCGGCGCATCCGCGAGGCGCTGTATTTCCACGAGAAGCTCGGCACCCTCGACCAGGAGGCGCAGGCATTTATCATCAACCGGGTCACGCCGCGCTTCGACCTCGACGACCTCGAACCGCTGGACGCCGGCGAGTTTAGCAGCCTGCTGGCCAGGCACGGGTTTAAGGATGCCGCGCAGACCACCGCCCTGCGCGAGCAACTTCAAACGCATTATCGCGCCCTGGCCGAGCGCGCCCGCAAAGACCGCGCCGCCATCGCCGAGCTGGCCAAAAAGATCAGCGAAGACCGCCTGCAGGCCATCCCGCTGCTCGGCCAGGACGTGCATACCCTCGGCGCGCTGCTCAAGCTGAGCCAATGGCTGACGCCTTCGACGACGACCGCATGA
- a CDS encoding ArsA family ATPase produces the protein MIEKLEKTRLIFVTGKGGVGKSTVVATLARALAARGRRTLVVETDAFSAMPDLLGLSTLDSAAGPQAAGDNLWAENFEADECFVRTLSRFVPSKRIARAVVGNKVARVFFKAAPSVNEFVILDQIVEEVDRVEDGQKVYDHIVVDLPASGHALTFLGVPQTLKGMMKVGPIAKRAQRIAEDIRDPERTSIVAVCVPEEMPVNETIELADNLQEELGRGLSAAVVNMVHGMPVSAENADALVDLLDKLQASGEIKADAIHDKDAPALQKLLAGSALAVGWHQRDGHYLGLLKQRISASIKTLPVIYDVDSARIVDLLAAAIAKPTPA, from the coding sequence ATGATTGAAAAACTCGAAAAAACCCGGCTGATCTTTGTCACCGGCAAGGGCGGCGTCGGCAAGAGCACGGTCGTCGCGACCCTGGCCCGCGCGCTCGCCGCGCGTGGTCGCCGCACCCTGGTGGTCGAGACCGACGCCTTCTCCGCGATGCCCGACCTTCTGGGGCTCTCCACCCTCGATAGCGCGGCCGGCCCGCAGGCCGCCGGCGACAACCTCTGGGCCGAAAATTTCGAGGCCGACGAGTGCTTCGTGCGCACCCTGAGCCGCTTCGTGCCAAGCAAGCGCATCGCGCGCGCCGTGGTCGGCAATAAGGTCGCCCGCGTCTTCTTTAAGGCCGCGCCCTCGGTCAACGAATTCGTCATCCTCGACCAGATCGTCGAGGAGGTCGACCGCGTCGAAGATGGCCAGAAGGTCTACGACCATATCGTCGTCGATCTTCCCGCCAGCGGCCACGCGCTCACCTTTTTGGGCGTCCCCCAGACATTGAAGGGAATGATGAAAGTCGGCCCCATCGCCAAGCGCGCCCAGCGCATCGCCGAGGATATCCGCGACCCCGAGCGCACCTCGATCGTCGCGGTGTGTGTGCCCGAAGAGATGCCGGTCAACGAGACGATCGAGCTTGCCGACAACCTCCAGGAGGAGCTCGGTCGCGGACTGAGCGCCGCCGTGGTCAATATGGTCCACGGCATGCCGGTGAGCGCCGAGAACGCCGACGCCCTGGTCGACCTGCTCGATAAATTGCAGGCGTCCGGCGAGATCAAGGCCGACGCGATCCACGATAAGGACGCGCCCGCGCTTCAGAAGTTGCTCGCCGGCAGCGCGCTCGCCGTGGGATGGCACCAGCGCGACGGGCATTATCTGGGGCTCTTGAAGCAGCGAATCTCCGCCTCGATTAAGACGCTGCCGGTCATCTATGATGTCGACAGCGCGCGGATCGTCGATCTGCTCGCTGCCGCCATCGCGAAGCCGACCCCGGCCTAG